One window of Streptococcus suis genomic DNA carries:
- a CDS encoding DUF1831 domain-containing protein — MAFEKTVHLKDCNFTYHISSGIKKYTLRDNTFEQTKAGHYQLERLLEEVPNSGQGFLLKIIINQDLTGFKINITDKSGLRLINIFKPGSNPVIQEKFYFLMDSLVDRDIFTKEA, encoded by the coding sequence ATGGCATTTGAAAAAACTGTACACTTAAAAGATTGTAACTTTACCTATCATATCAGCTCGGGTATCAAAAAATACACCCTGCGTGACAATACCTTTGAGCAAACCAAGGCTGGCCACTATCAGCTGGAACGCCTACTAGAAGAAGTTCCCAATTCTGGGCAAGGTTTCCTCTTGAAAATTATCATCAACCAAGATTTGACTGGTTTCAAAATCAACATCACAGACAAGTCTGGTCTTCGTTTGATTAACATTTTCAAACCAGGCAGCAATCCAGTTATTCAGGAAAAATTCTACTTCCTCATGGATAGCCTGGTCGACCGAGATATATTTACAAAAGAGGCCTAA
- the pta gene encoding phosphate acetyltransferase — protein MEIRNLFGEMKQKIVGKKLRIVFPEGTDERVVRAAARLKFEGLVEPIILGVPEDVHTLLTDFGFSNPGITVIDPNNYANFDAMKHEFVTLRKGKVDEAQADEILRDVNYFGVMLVQMGLAEGMVSGAIHSTADTVRPALQIIKTKPGVKRTSGVFLMVKDQHKFVFGDCAINIEPDAETLAEIAIQSAETAKTFGIDPKVAMISYSTKGSGSGPRVDKVVEATRLAQELRPDLLIDGELQMDAALVPDTARLKAPGSPVAGQANVFVFPAIEAGNITYKVVERLGGYEAVGPVLQGLNKPVNDLSRGCSSEDVYKLGIITAAQAVDAL, from the coding sequence ATGGAAATTCGGAATTTATTTGGTGAAATGAAGCAAAAAATCGTAGGTAAAAAACTACGTATCGTTTTCCCAGAAGGTACAGATGAGCGCGTCGTGCGTGCAGCAGCTCGTTTGAAATTTGAAGGTTTGGTAGAGCCTATCATCCTGGGTGTGCCGGAAGATGTTCATACTTTGTTGACAGACTTTGGTTTCTCAAACCCTGGGATCACAGTTATTGATCCTAACAATTACGCAAACTTCGATGCCATGAAGCATGAATTTGTTACTCTTCGTAAAGGCAAGGTTGATGAAGCACAGGCAGATGAAATTTTGCGTGATGTCAACTACTTTGGTGTGATGTTGGTGCAAATGGGATTAGCAGAAGGGATGGTTTCTGGTGCGATCCACTCAACAGCAGATACTGTACGTCCTGCCCTTCAAATTATTAAGACAAAACCAGGTGTAAAACGTACTTCAGGTGTCTTCTTGATGGTTAAAGACCAGCACAAGTTTGTCTTTGGAGACTGTGCAATTAACATTGAACCAGATGCAGAAACCTTGGCTGAGATTGCCATCCAATCAGCAGAAACGGCTAAGACATTTGGAATCGATCCAAAAGTGGCTATGATTTCATACTCAACAAAAGGGTCAGGTTCAGGTCCACGTGTTGATAAGGTAGTGGAAGCAACTCGCTTGGCTCAGGAACTTCGTCCAGATCTATTGATTGATGGAGAATTGCAGATGGATGCTGCCCTGGTTCCAGATACAGCTCGTTTGAAAGCACCTGGAAGTCCAGTAGCAGGTCAAGCCAATGTCTTTGTCTTCCCGGCTATTGAAGCAGGAAACATTACTTACAAGGTTGTAGAGCGTCTTGGTGGTTATGAGGCGGTTGGCCCAGTTTTACAAGGTTTGAATAAACCAGTAAATGACCTGTCTCGCGGTTGTAGTTCAGAAGACGTCTACAAACTTGGTATTATCACAGCAGCTCAGGCTGTAGACGCTTTGTAA
- a CDS encoding ribose-phosphate diphosphokinase, giving the protein MVQPLGEHNIKLFSLNSNRDIAEKIAESAGIPLGKMSSRQFSDGEIQINIEESVRGVDVYIIQSTSYPVNNHLWELLIMIDACKRASANTITAVMPYFGYARQDRTASPREPITAKLVANMLVKAGVDRVLTLDLHASQIQGFFDIPVDNLLTEPLFASYYMEKGLCNDDVVIVSPKNSGIKRARNIAEFLNAPIAIIDYAQDDSERAEGYIIGDVAGKKAILVDDILNTGRTFSQASKIVQDGGATEIYAVASHGLFAGTAAELLDNSPIKEILVTDSVASKEQHPNNIAFITASNLIADAIHRIQEHQPLSPLFKFNSPLK; this is encoded by the coding sequence ATGGTACAACCACTTGGTGAACATAACATTAAATTATTCTCGCTCAACAGTAACCGTGATATCGCTGAAAAAATTGCAGAATCAGCCGGTATTCCTCTTGGAAAAATGTCTTCACGTCAATTTTCTGATGGTGAAATCCAGATTAACATTGAGGAATCAGTCCGTGGTGTTGATGTCTATATCATCCAATCAACTAGCTACCCAGTCAACAATCACTTGTGGGAACTCTTGATTATGATTGACGCTTGTAAGCGTGCCTCTGCCAACACCATCACCGCTGTCATGCCGTATTTTGGCTACGCTCGTCAAGACCGCACAGCCTCTCCACGCGAACCAATCACTGCTAAACTAGTAGCAAATATGTTGGTAAAAGCCGGTGTCGACCGCGTTCTGACCCTGGACCTCCACGCATCACAGATTCAAGGTTTCTTTGATATTCCAGTGGATAATCTCCTGACAGAGCCACTCTTTGCGTCCTACTACATGGAAAAAGGCCTCTGCAACGACGATGTGGTCATCGTTAGTCCCAAAAATTCAGGAATCAAGCGCGCTCGTAACATCGCAGAATTTTTGAATGCACCGATTGCTATCATTGACTACGCCCAAGACGATTCGGAACGTGCCGAAGGCTATATCATCGGTGATGTTGCTGGGAAGAAAGCCATCCTGGTCGACGATATTCTAAATACAGGTCGCACTTTCTCTCAAGCATCCAAAATTGTTCAAGACGGTGGTGCAACTGAAATTTACGCCGTTGCCAGTCATGGACTTTTCGCTGGGACTGCTGCGGAACTCTTGGACAACTCTCCTATCAAGGAAATTTTGGTCACAGACTCTGTTGCCAGCAAGGAACAACATCCTAATAATATTGCTTTCATCACGGCTAGCAACTTGATTGCTGACGCTATCCACCGCATTCAAGAACACCAGCCATTGAGCCCACTTTTCAAATTTAACAGCCCACTTAAATAA
- a CDS encoding redox-sensing transcriptional repressor Rex yields MKNIKNADIPRATAKRLSLYYRIFKRFHASNIDKASSKDIAEAIGIDSATVRRDFSYFGELGRRGFGYDVQKLMEFFAEILNDNSITNVMLIGVGNMGRALLHYKFHERNKMKIVMAFEADDNPAVGTVDESIPIYAISELKERIAEADSQTAILTVPSVKAQEVADVLVKSGVKGILSFSPVNLSVPKDVVVQYVDLTSELQTLLYFMRKGE; encoded by the coding sequence GTGAAGAACATAAAAAACGCTGACATCCCCCGGGCCACGGCCAAGCGACTTTCCTTATATTACCGCATTTTCAAGCGATTCCACGCTAGCAATATTGACAAGGCCAGCTCAAAAGATATTGCAGAAGCTATCGGAATTGATTCTGCAACTGTCCGCCGTGATTTTTCTTATTTCGGTGAACTAGGTCGCCGTGGTTTTGGCTATGACGTCCAAAAATTGATGGAATTTTTTGCTGAAATTTTAAATGACAATTCCATCACCAACGTTATGCTCATAGGGGTTGGTAACATGGGACGTGCCCTACTCCACTATAAGTTCCACGAGCGAAATAAAATGAAGATTGTTATGGCTTTTGAAGCAGATGATAATCCAGCTGTGGGCACAGTTGATGAATCTATTCCAATCTATGCCATTTCTGAATTGAAGGAACGGATTGCCGAGGCTGATTCACAAACTGCCATCTTGACCGTCCCAAGTGTTAAAGCCCAGGAAGTAGCTGATGTGCTAGTTAAGTCCGGTGTCAAAGGAATCCTCAGCTTCTCACCAGTTAACCTCTCTGTACCAAAAGATGTGGTTGTCCAATATGTGGATTTGACCAGCGAACTGCAAACACTCCTGTATTTTATGAGAAAAGGCGAATAA
- a CDS encoding GTP pyrophosphokinase family protein — MEFNWEEFLDPYIQTVGELKIKLRGIRKQYRKFNRHSPIEFVTGRVKPIESIQEKMALRHIKLENLAQDMQDIAGLRIMVQFVDDIEEVLAILRKRKDMQIVHERDYIKYMKASGYRSYHVVVEYPVDTINGSKTVLAEIQIRTLSMNFWATIEHSLNYKYKGNFPEEIKKRLEITAKIAYELDEEMRKIRNDIQEAQALFDPAHRKLNDGVGNSDDSDEEYR, encoded by the coding sequence ATGGAGTTTAATTGGGAAGAATTTTTAGACCCCTATATTCAGACTGTCGGGGAGTTGAAAATTAAGCTGCGTGGTATTCGAAAGCAGTACCGCAAGTTTAACCGCCATTCTCCCATTGAATTTGTGACGGGGCGGGTCAAGCCTATCGAGTCTATTCAGGAAAAGATGGCTCTGCGGCATATCAAGCTGGAAAATCTGGCCCAGGACATGCAGGACATTGCCGGTCTGAGGATCATGGTCCAGTTTGTGGATGACATTGAGGAGGTCTTGGCTATTTTGCGCAAGCGCAAGGACATGCAGATTGTCCATGAGCGGGACTATATCAAGTACATGAAAGCATCGGGCTATCGTTCCTATCATGTGGTCGTTGAGTATCCGGTGGATACGATCAATGGCAGCAAGACCGTCCTAGCAGAAATCCAGATTCGAACACTTTCTATGAACTTTTGGGCGACTATTGAACATTCGCTTAATTACAAGTATAAGGGAAATTTCCCTGAGGAAATCAAGAAACGGCTGGAAATTACAGCCAAGATTGCCTACGAACTAGACGAGGAGATGCGTAAAATCCGCAACGACATTCAGGAGGCTCAGGCTCTTTTTGACCCTGCCCACCGCAAGCTGAATGACGGTGTCGGAAATAGTGATGATTCAGATGAAGAATACAGATAG
- a CDS encoding DUF4649 family protein: MIEIYYTDAYKLERVQQFDNLDEAKLAFAGCVTLPDYYPVTRILKDGQALDFQGTVGDLYRYFQTL, translated from the coding sequence ATGATTGAAATCTACTACACTGATGCCTACAAACTAGAACGAGTTCAACAATTTGATAATCTGGATGAGGCTAAATTGGCCTTTGCAGGCTGTGTCACCCTACCAGATTATTACCCTGTTACCCGCATTCTCAAGGACGGACAAGCTCTTGACTTCCAAGGCACCGTCGGAGACCTCTATCGCTATTTTCAAACCCTATAG
- a CDS encoding CYTH domain-containing protein, producing the protein MKNHLEIEYKTLLTKSEYLRLLPDFADVQPVMQTNHYIDTPDLDMKSNRFSLRIRTFEDMAELTLKIPQEIGNQEYNQDLDIDTARKLLTNFQLPKGQITDIISATGVPLDNLAVWGSLTTKRYEKETSIGLMALDENDYAGIHDYELEVEVADAEEGKILFDDYLKKQSIQFKYASSKVARTAAQIKSAQ; encoded by the coding sequence ATGAAAAACCATCTGGAAATTGAGTACAAAACATTATTAACCAAATCTGAATATCTTCGACTGCTACCCGATTTCGCAGATGTCCAGCCTGTCATGCAGACCAATCACTACATAGACACGCCGGATTTAGATATGAAAAGTAACCGATTTTCCCTCCGTATTCGGACCTTTGAGGACATGGCAGAGCTGACCCTAAAAATTCCCCAGGAGATTGGCAATCAGGAATACAATCAAGATCTAGACATCGATACTGCACGAAAATTGCTGACCAATTTTCAACTGCCAAAAGGACAGATTACTGACATCATTTCAGCCACCGGTGTCCCTCTTGATAACCTAGCCGTCTGGGGTAGCTTGACCACCAAACGCTATGAAAAAGAGACCTCTATCGGTCTCATGGCCCTGGATGAAAATGACTATGCCGGCATCCATGATTATGAACTAGAGGTTGAAGTAGCCGATGCCGAAGAAGGCAAAATCCTCTTTGACGACTACTTAAAAAAACAATCCATCCAATTCAAATACGCCAGCAGCAAGGTCGCCCGCACCGCAGCCCAGATAAAATCAGCCCAATAA
- a CDS encoding cysteine desulfurase, which translates to MIYLDNAATTALSPAALERMTEVAADIYGNPSSIHGAGRKANQVLRQARQDIADILSVRPDNLIFTSGGSEANNLAIQGYALAHQDKGKHLITTAIEHHAVLHTMQYLEERFGFEVTYIQPIDQIITAQQIKDALRPDTILVSTMFANNETGQLLPIQEIGQLLTDHQAVFHVDAVQVMGKLPVQPEKLGIDFLSAAAHKFHGPKGIGFLYSRLPKFDALIHGGKQENQHRAGTENLPAIAAMATALKEQTAKRDQDLQYITSLKEHLIYHLADTDYYINQTGDHLPHIINLGFPGQLNEQVLMRLDLAGIAVSSGSACTAGVVQNSHVLEAMYGKDSPRLKESIRISFSESNTTADIDALITELHKIIGG; encoded by the coding sequence TTGATTTATTTAGATAATGCAGCTACGACTGCCCTGTCACCGGCTGCCCTAGAACGGATGACGGAAGTCGCTGCAGACATCTATGGCAATCCGTCTAGCATCCACGGTGCTGGTCGTAAGGCTAATCAGGTTCTCAGACAGGCACGACAGGATATAGCTGATATCTTGTCGGTCCGTCCTGATAACTTAATCTTCACATCTGGAGGCTCTGAGGCCAATAATTTAGCCATTCAAGGCTATGCTCTGGCCCATCAAGACAAGGGCAAACACCTTATCACTACTGCCATTGAACACCATGCAGTCCTCCATACCATGCAGTATCTGGAGGAACGCTTTGGCTTTGAAGTGACCTATATCCAGCCAATCGACCAAATCATCACAGCCCAGCAGATCAAAGATGCACTTAGACCAGACACCATTCTGGTCAGCACCATGTTTGCCAATAATGAAACTGGCCAACTGCTCCCTATCCAAGAAATTGGACAGTTACTAACAGACCACCAGGCAGTTTTCCATGTTGATGCAGTGCAGGTCATGGGAAAATTGCCTGTTCAGCCTGAAAAACTAGGAATTGATTTCCTATCTGCTGCTGCCCATAAATTTCATGGCCCAAAAGGTATTGGTTTCCTCTATTCAAGATTGCCTAAATTTGATGCACTCATACATGGCGGTAAGCAAGAAAATCAACATCGTGCAGGAACAGAAAACCTCCCTGCCATTGCAGCGATGGCCACAGCCCTCAAAGAGCAAACTGCTAAAAGGGACCAAGATCTTCAATACATCACTTCCCTAAAAGAACACCTCATCTACCACCTGGCCGACACCGACTACTACATCAATCAAACTGGCGACCACCTTCCTCATATCATCAATCTTGGCTTTCCTGGTCAACTCAATGAGCAGGTGCTCATGCGCCTAGATCTAGCCGGAATCGCAGTTTCAAGTGGTTCTGCCTGCACAGCAGGTGTTGTACAAAACAGTCATGTCCTTGAGGCTATGTATGGAAAAGATTCTCCACGACTGAAAGAATCCATCCGCATCAGTTTCTCAGAAAGCAATACGACTGCTGATATTGATGCACTCATCACTGAATTACACAAGATAATAGGAGGATAA
- a CDS encoding RluA family pseudouridine synthase has protein sequence MRFEFIADQHTKIKTFLKKHGVSKGLLAKIKYTGGAILVNDQPQNATYLLDIGDRVTIDIPAEADLTGSLEPISFPLDIVYEDDHFLAINKPVGYASIPSSLHSSTIANFVKGYLVEQDYENKQVHIVTRLDRDTSGVMLFAKHGYAHARLDKQLQAKLIHKRYYALVKGEGKLDAEGEIIAPIGRPADSIITRIVTKEGKYAHTSYRVVQSWGDIHLVDIQLHTGRTHQIRVHFSHIGFPLLGDDMYGGSLECGIQRQALHCHNLAFDNPFSAQRIDLEAPLPDDFQAVITSLTNK, from the coding sequence ATGCGGTTTGAATTTATAGCCGACCAGCACACCAAAATCAAGACCTTCCTGAAGAAACACGGGGTGTCCAAGGGATTGCTGGCTAAAATCAAGTACACTGGTGGTGCTATTTTGGTTAACGACCAGCCACAGAATGCTACTTACTTGCTTGATATTGGCGATAGAGTTACAATTGATATACCAGCTGAAGCGGATTTGACAGGTAGTTTGGAACCTATTTCCTTTCCCCTGGACATTGTCTACGAGGATGACCATTTTTTAGCTATCAATAAGCCGGTTGGCTATGCCTCCATTCCTAGCAGTCTTCATTCGTCGACCATTGCCAACTTTGTCAAGGGTTACTTGGTCGAGCAGGACTATGAAAACAAGCAGGTCCACATAGTGACTCGTCTGGATAGGGATACGTCTGGGGTCATGCTCTTTGCTAAGCACGGCTATGCCCATGCTAGATTGGACAAGCAATTGCAGGCAAAGCTTATCCATAAACGCTACTATGCTCTGGTCAAGGGTGAGGGGAAGCTGGATGCAGAAGGGGAGATTATCGCTCCTATCGGCAGACCGGCTGATAGCATCATTACTCGAATTGTGACCAAGGAGGGCAAGTATGCCCACACTTCTTATAGAGTTGTGCAATCATGGGGAGATATTCATTTGGTAGACATTCAGTTGCACACTGGTCGAACACACCAGATTCGTGTCCATTTTTCCCACATTGGATTTCCTTTGCTTGGGGATGATATGTATGGTGGCAGTTTAGAATGTGGTATTCAACGTCAGGCCTTGCATTGTCACAATTTGGCTTTTGACAATCCCTTCTCAGCCCAAAGGATTGACTTGGAAGCTCCACTTCCAGACGATTTTCAGGCTGTTATTACATCGTTAACTAATAAATAA
- a CDS encoding ABC transporter ATP-binding protein/permease → MTFILRYVRDYLKEVTLAPLFKLLEACFELLVPLAIAHIVDTIIPHGNQGDLVAMLLLLTGLAIVGVLVSILGQYYSAKAAVGVTKQLTEDLFEKVLSLPQASQDNLSRSSILTRLTSDTLQIQAGINIFLRLFLRAPIVVFGALFMAFYISPSLSLYFLGMIAVLLVIAAGITVAVSRYLLSIRRDLDSLVGQVRETVTGWRVIRAFGQVAREVAQFQALNLAYKNRQLQAGYWSSLLSPLTFLVVNATLMILIWQGNLAISNNLLEQGMLIALINYLLQILAELVKMVMVVSSINQSYIAGQRIQEIFKQESEDLEGTLPVLQANDPADVFALYKLDFAYPNAAEQALSGISIHIKKGQFIGIIGGTGAGKTTLVNLLQAFYPMPANQLMHFIDGKSLVNLKTWRANCATVAQQAQLFAGTVRSNLTLGLADSSEERIWWALKIAQADGFVAEKGGLDSPVAAFGKNFSGGQRQRLTIARALLKEAPVLILDDATSALDYLTESRLLQAIKEELPDQTLIMVSQRTNSLKTADQILVLDQGQQVGLGRHQDLLESSAIYREIDQSQHGEESSHEEN, encoded by the coding sequence ATGACATTTATCCTACGATATGTCAGGGATTACCTGAAAGAAGTTACGCTAGCTCCTCTATTCAAACTGTTGGAGGCATGCTTTGAACTCCTTGTTCCCTTGGCTATTGCCCATATCGTTGATACAATTATTCCACATGGCAATCAGGGGGACCTGGTTGCTATGCTTTTACTCCTGACAGGGTTGGCAATTGTGGGAGTTCTAGTATCTATTTTAGGGCAATATTATTCAGCCAAGGCAGCAGTTGGGGTGACCAAGCAGTTGACAGAGGACCTGTTTGAAAAAGTCTTATCTTTGCCGCAAGCTAGTCAGGATAATTTGTCCCGCTCATCAATTTTGACGCGCTTGACCAGTGATACCTTGCAGATTCAAGCAGGAATCAATATTTTCTTGCGCCTGTTTCTACGGGCTCCGATTGTGGTCTTTGGTGCTCTCTTCATGGCCTTCTATATCAGTCCTAGCCTTTCTCTCTATTTTCTGGGGATGATTGCTGTTTTGCTGGTGATTGCGGCAGGCATTACGGTGGCTGTCAGTCGCTATCTCTTATCGATTCGTAGAGATTTGGATAGCTTGGTAGGGCAGGTGCGTGAAACGGTTACGGGCTGGCGGGTCATTCGTGCCTTTGGCCAGGTAGCGAGAGAAGTTGCTCAATTTCAAGCCCTCAATCTGGCCTATAAAAATAGACAGTTACAGGCTGGTTACTGGTCTAGCCTGCTGTCGCCACTGACTTTTCTGGTGGTTAATGCGACCTTGATGATTTTGATTTGGCAGGGAAATCTAGCCATTTCTAACAATCTGCTAGAGCAAGGGATGCTGATTGCCCTAATCAATTATCTCTTGCAAATCTTGGCGGAGCTGGTCAAGATGGTCATGGTTGTCTCATCTATCAACCAGTCTTATATCGCTGGTCAACGGATTCAGGAAATTTTCAAGCAAGAATCCGAAGACCTGGAAGGCACTCTGCCAGTCCTGCAAGCCAATGACCCAGCTGATGTTTTTGCACTATACAAGCTGGATTTTGCCTATCCCAATGCTGCTGAACAGGCCCTGTCAGGAATTTCTATTCATATAAAGAAAGGCCAGTTTATCGGCATCATCGGTGGTACGGGTGCTGGTAAGACGACCTTGGTCAATCTCTTACAGGCCTTTTATCCGATGCCAGCTAATCAATTGATGCATTTTATTGATGGAAAGAGTCTTGTGAATCTCAAAACCTGGCGGGCTAATTGTGCCACCGTTGCCCAGCAGGCCCAGCTCTTTGCTGGAACAGTCCGCTCAAATCTTACCTTGGGACTGGCTGATAGTTCCGAAGAACGCATTTGGTGGGCCCTGAAGATTGCTCAGGCGGATGGATTTGTGGCAGAAAAGGGCGGTTTGGATAGTCCTGTAGCAGCCTTTGGGAAGAATTTTTCCGGTGGACAACGGCAACGGCTGACCATTGCGCGTGCTCTCTTGAAAGAAGCACCTGTTTTGATTTTGGATGATGCGACGTCGGCCCTGGACTATCTGACAGAGAGCCGTCTCTTGCAGGCTATCAAGGAGGAATTGCCTGACCAAACCTTGATTATGGTGTCTCAACGGACCAATAGCCTGAAGACGGCGGATCAAATTTTGGTGCTGGACCAGGGACAGCAGGTGGGGCTAGGTCGTCATCAAGACTTGCTAGAAAGCTCTGCTATTTACCGTGAAATTGACCAATCCCAGCATGGAGAGGAGAGCAGCCATGAAGAAAACTAG
- a CDS encoding NAD kinase has protein sequence MKNTDRKKIALLASRNPKSEAVSKELWTKLKEANFILTPKNPDIVISIGGDGMLLSAFHKYEKLIDRVRFVGIHTGHLGFYTDYRDFEVDKLVENLKLDRGARVSYPILNVKVKLNDGRVITARALNEATIKRLTKTMVADIIINHVPFERFRGDGISVSTPTGSTAYNKSLGGAVLHPTIEALQIAEVASLNNRVYRTLGSSVVVPKKDKIVIEPQHDDRYSIAVDNKTYVYDNIKSIEYQIDNSKIHFVASPSHTSFWNRVKDAFIGEVE, from the coding sequence ATGAAGAATACAGATAGAAAAAAAATCGCTCTGCTCGCCAGCCGAAATCCCAAGAGTGAGGCGGTGTCTAAGGAACTTTGGACCAAGCTCAAAGAGGCGAATTTTATCCTCACACCCAAGAATCCAGATATTGTCATTTCCATTGGTGGAGATGGCATGCTCCTGTCGGCCTTTCATAAGTATGAGAAACTCATCGATAGGGTCCGCTTTGTCGGTATTCATACGGGGCATCTGGGTTTTTACACGGATTATCGGGATTTTGAAGTGGACAAGCTAGTAGAGAATTTGAAGTTGGACAGGGGAGCTCGTGTTTCCTATCCCATTCTTAATGTCAAGGTCAAACTCAATGATGGCCGGGTAATCACGGCGCGCGCCCTCAATGAGGCGACTATCAAGCGCCTGACCAAGACCATGGTGGCTGATATTATCATCAACCATGTTCCCTTCGAGCGTTTTCGTGGGGATGGCATATCGGTATCGACACCGACTGGCTCAACGGCCTACAATAAGTCGCTGGGGGGCGCTGTCCTTCATCCGACTATTGAGGCTCTGCAGATTGCAGAAGTGGCCAGTCTGAACAATCGGGTCTACCGGACGCTGGGGTCATCAGTCGTAGTACCGAAAAAGGACAAGATTGTTATCGAGCCCCAGCATGATGACCGCTATTCTATTGCAGTGGACAATAAGACCTATGTCTACGACAATATTAAGAGCATTGAATACCAGATTGACAATAGTAAAATCCATTTTGTCGCATCGCCCAGCCATACTAGCTTTTGGAATCGGGTCAAAGATGCCTTTATCGGCGAGGTGGAGTAA
- the radC gene encoding DNA repair protein RadC encodes MYQIDFKEEALMPRERLLELGPERLSNQELLAIFIRTGTKKEPVSILSNNLHNQLENLAALRDLSIEELQSLTGIGRVKAIEIKAMIELGKRINQSEILLNDRILGSEKLGRKMIQEIGQQKQEHLVALYLNTQNQVIHQKTVFIGSVNRSIAEPREILHYAVKCMATSIIIVHNHPSGSVQPSKNDLLFTKNLKDSCETLGLVLLDHLIVGQKDYYSFREESELF; translated from the coding sequence ATGTATCAAATTGATTTTAAGGAAGAAGCACTGATGCCCCGTGAACGCTTGTTAGAATTGGGGCCGGAACGCCTGAGTAACCAGGAACTCCTGGCTATTTTCATCCGTACGGGTACAAAAAAGGAGCCGGTTTCTATCTTGTCCAACAATCTACATAATCAGCTGGAAAATCTGGCGGCTCTAAGGGATTTGTCTATTGAGGAATTGCAGAGCTTGACTGGGATTGGTCGGGTCAAGGCGATTGAGATAAAGGCCATGATTGAGCTTGGTAAGCGCATCAATCAGTCTGAGATTTTGCTCAACGATCGTATTTTGGGTAGTGAAAAACTGGGGCGTAAAATGATTCAGGAGATTGGACAGCAGAAGCAGGAGCATCTGGTCGCCCTCTATCTCAACACTCAGAATCAGGTCATCCACCAAAAAACAGTCTTTATCGGCAGTGTCAATCGCAGTATCGCAGAGCCCAGGGAGATTTTACATTATGCAGTCAAGTGTATGGCGACCTCGATTATCATTGTTCACAATCATCCGTCAGGCTCTGTACAGCCGAGTAAAAACGATTTGCTCTTTACTAAAAATTTGAAGGATTCTTGTGAGACTTTGGGTCTGGTTCTCTTGGATCATCTGATTGTCGGGCAGAAGGACTATTATTCTTTCAGGGAAGAGAGTGAATTATTTTAG
- a CDS encoding class A sortase produces MTKDKKRKARRGSWLRNLAAGLLMLISLALIFNTSIRNMMIAWNSNKYQVTKVSKEEIASNKEVDTTFDFAQVESISTEAVMKAQWEAQQLPVIGGIAIPDLKINLPIFKGLSNVALMYGAGTMKETQEMGKGNYSLASHHIFGMAGASETLFSPLENAKEGMKIYLTDKENIYVYNVKSVQSVTPDSVYVIDDVEGQNEITLVTCEDLAATMRTIVKGDLEEVIPYDQADGETLKYFEQTYNQVQL; encoded by the coding sequence ATGACAAAGGATAAGAAAAGGAAAGCAAGACGGGGGTCATGGTTGAGAAATCTTGCAGCAGGTCTCCTAATGCTCATCTCGCTAGCCTTGATTTTCAACACATCTATCCGCAATATGATGATTGCCTGGAACAGTAATAAGTATCAGGTAACCAAAGTATCCAAGGAAGAAATTGCTAGCAATAAAGAGGTGGACACTACATTTGATTTTGCTCAAGTAGAATCTATCTCTACTGAAGCTGTTATGAAGGCCCAGTGGGAAGCGCAGCAGCTGCCAGTTATTGGAGGGATTGCTATCCCAGATTTGAAGATTAACTTGCCAATTTTCAAAGGTCTTTCAAACGTTGCCCTCATGTATGGAGCGGGCACCATGAAAGAAACACAAGAAATGGGTAAAGGCAACTATTCGCTAGCCAGCCACCATATTTTTGGTATGGCTGGAGCCAGTGAAACTCTCTTTTCTCCTCTTGAAAATGCCAAAGAGGGGATGAAGATTTATCTGACTGACAAGGAAAACATCTATGTTTATAACGTGAAAAGTGTTCAGTCAGTGACGCCTGATAGTGTCTATGTCATCGATGATGTTGAAGGGCAAAATGAGATTACGCTGGTTACCTGTGAAGACTTGGCTGCCACCATGCGGACCATTGTTAAGGGCGACTTAGAAGAAGTGATTCCTTATGACCAGGCTGATGGCGAAACACTCAAATACTTTGAACAAACATATAATCAGGTTCAACTATAA